In the Ferrimicrobium sp. genome, ACTCAGGAAGCAGCTCAAGCCGGAACCGGGCTCTGGGGTCGAAAATAGGTTCGGCCGTGGCACGTCTCAGGCCGGCTCCCCCAGCGCAAGATCTGGCAGGATCAGTTCGAACAGTGGGGGTCGATGGAGTGTTAGCTACTGAGCGGAATGTCCCAGAGCGGGAACCAGCGCTGCATATCCTCCTCAATCGGCAGATCTGTTCCGACGACCGCCTTCAAGGAGAGCTCTTTTTCATTGTCCCGACGCTCGTGGCCAACAGGGACAAATGGATAGAATGTGCCTCGCTTATACAGGTAGACCCAGTAGGCCATGCTCTGGTCGCCGGTGTCCTTGAACGGGTAGAGCGAGCAGAGAAGTTGCGGCGAGAAGCCATGGTCCTCGAGGCTTCGATTGACGGCGTGTGACGCAGTGACGACGGTCTCAAGGTCGTCTCCATCGAGCAGGACCCAGCGGTAGCCATAGGAGTCGGTCGACAACGACACCTTGACGTCGGTCATCTCCTTGAGGACGTCTTGGAACTCCGATTCGGTGTTGGCGAACGCCGCTCCTGAGGCCGGCTTAAACACCACGGCGGCTTGATTGACAGCAACAAGGTTCGCCGATACTTGCAAGGTGATCGCGGCACTCGAAAGGGCGAAGATCGAGTCAAGGTTCGCGTTGACCTGCTTGGATTTGCCCATGAGGGCGTCGAAAAAGCCCACCTACTCGGCCTTTCCGAGCTCTCGATCGAGTTCGTCAAGCTGTGCGATTCGCTTCTCGATGCTCGGATGGGTTGCAAACAGCCCCGATGCCAACGAAGGGTTGCGTGGGTTGATGGCGGGGGTGAAGAAGAAGGCGTTGAACGCTTGGGCGGTCCGCAGGTCACGAGTGGGGATCTGCCCCATGGTGCCCGAGATCCTCAGCAGCGCAGATTTGAGGGCTGCCGGTCGTCCGATCAGGATGGCTCCCGCGCGATCCGCGGCGAGCTCGCGATAGCGCGACAGCGCCCGAATCAGGAGGAAGCTGATGGCATACACGATGGCGGACACCAACATGATCAGCATCTCAAAGGCGATAATGTTGCCCCCACCGTTGCCACGACCGCCACCACGGCCACGGCCACCACCTCCTCCCATCATGCCACCGAAGATCTCTGAGTAGAACATGAGTCGGGTCAAAAGGCCGGCCAAGACCCCAAGGAACGAGGCAATGGTCATGACGGCGACGTCACGGTGAGCAACGTGGCTGAGCTCGTGTGCAAGGACGGCTTCAAGCTCCTGGGGGGGCAACCGACGAAGTAGACCGCGAGTCACGCAGACGACGGCATTTTTGGGGCTTCGACCGGTAGCGAAGGCGTTCGGGATGTCAAGCTCCGAGATGGCGATCTTTGGCATCGGCATGTCTGCAAGTGTCGTGAGTCGAGCGATAATCTGGTAGAGTTCCGGGGCCTGTTCCTGGGTGACCTCATGACCGTGCATTCCAAAGAGCGCGATTCGGTCTGAAAAATAGAACTGCGCCACCAAGAGCACCACCGCGATGATGATGACGGTGATGGCACCAACTCCCACAGCGATGAGGATGCCGAAGAAGAGGACATAGACCAAGCCGAGGAGGAAGAGGGTAAGGCCCATCCGTGCACTGAGCCCCCTATCCTTGACATACCGTGACTTTGCCATGGGACCACCTTTCTGGATC is a window encoding:
- the htpX gene encoding zinc metalloprotease HtpX, which produces MAKSRYVKDRGLSARMGLTLFLLGLVYVLFFGILIAVGVGAITVIIIAVVLLVAQFYFSDRIALFGMHGHEVTQEQAPELYQIIARLTTLADMPMPKIAISELDIPNAFATGRSPKNAVVCVTRGLLRRLPPQELEAVLAHELSHVAHRDVAVMTIASFLGVLAGLLTRLMFYSEIFGGMMGGGGGRGRGGGRGNGGGNIIAFEMLIMLVSAIVYAISFLLIRALSRYRELAADRAGAILIGRPAALKSALLRISGTMGQIPTRDLRTAQAFNAFFFTPAINPRNPSLASGLFATHPSIEKRIAQLDELDRELGKAE